Proteins from a single region of Sphaerochaeta globosa str. Buddy:
- a CDS encoding KamA family radical SAM protein, whose amino-acid sequence MLTQQQSTIITSKETLGQYLALAEDEWLFDADLTNTLPLKIPMYFLNLIDPNDPDDPIRRQVVPRWQEQRILDEEQLDPLCEVNYSVTERLIHRYQSRVAFLTTDVCPLYCRHCFRRRFTGTFQGPASKEQIEKAAEYVAVHPAVKEILFTGGDVFTLSTKALEAMIQTFRDKRPDLVIRLCSRMPASYPMRIDADLIAMLKQFNTAPFYLMTQFNHRRELTEQAIQAVRMFVDAGIPAMNQTVLLKGVNDDVCVLEELCNTLVFNRIKPYYLFQGDLVSGTAHFRVPLKEGLAIEAELRKRLSGLAMPLYAIDLPQGGGKVPLMQGYLSEQSGCGLWSFRTVEGEIRTYPDVREQSASGRPQ is encoded by the coding sequence ATGCTTACACAACAACAATCAACCATCATCACATCCAAAGAAACGCTGGGCCAATACCTTGCGCTCGCCGAGGATGAATGGTTGTTTGACGCGGATCTTACAAACACCCTACCCTTGAAAATTCCCATGTACTTTCTGAATCTCATCGATCCGAACGACCCCGACGATCCCATACGCCGTCAAGTTGTTCCGAGGTGGCAGGAACAGCGGATTCTTGATGAGGAGCAACTCGACCCGTTATGCGAGGTCAACTACAGCGTCACCGAGCGCCTCATACACCGCTATCAGAGCAGAGTCGCCTTTTTGACCACTGATGTCTGCCCCCTCTATTGCCGACACTGTTTCCGAAGGCGCTTTACAGGAACCTTCCAAGGACCTGCTTCCAAGGAACAGATTGAGAAAGCGGCAGAATATGTTGCCGTGCATCCAGCAGTCAAAGAAATCCTGTTCACCGGCGGTGATGTATTCACCCTATCCACCAAAGCCCTCGAAGCGATGATACAAACATTTCGGGACAAGCGGCCGGATTTGGTAATCCGCCTTTGCTCCAGAATGCCTGCCTCCTATCCTATGCGCATCGATGCCGACTTGATCGCCATGCTCAAGCAATTCAACACCGCACCTTTTTATCTGATGACCCAATTCAACCACCGACGGGAGTTGACGGAGCAAGCAATTCAAGCGGTACGTATGTTTGTGGATGCAGGTATTCCGGCCATGAACCAAACCGTTCTTCTTAAAGGGGTGAATGACGACGTCTGTGTCCTCGAAGAACTCTGCAATACCTTGGTATTCAACCGCATCAAGCCGTATTATCTTTTCCAGGGCGATCTGGTATCGGGAACTGCACACTTTCGCGTACCACTCAAAGAGGGCTTGGCGATCGAGGCGGAGCTCAGAAAGCGCCTCAGCGGCCTGGCCATGCCGCTGTATGCCATCGACTTGCCCCAAGGAGGAGGAAAGGTACCCTTGATGCAAGGATACCTTTCTGAACAGTCCGGCTGCGGGCTTTGGTCCTTCAGGACCGTAGAGGGGGAGATTCGGACGTATCCCGACGTCAGGGAGCAATCCGCTTCAGGACGTCCTCAATAG
- a CDS encoding cupin domain-containing protein, with translation MFKNFKASEVQMFADLVHYQEGQVVSKTFAQDKHHSLTLFAFEKGEEISTHASGGDALVIALDGVGEVTIDGRKFSLGAGESILMPSNVAHSVYAPERFKMFLVVSF, from the coding sequence ATGTTCAAGAATTTCAAAGCGTCCGAAGTGCAAATGTTTGCCGATCTGGTCCACTATCAAGAAGGCCAGGTGGTCAGCAAGACGTTCGCACAGGACAAGCATCACAGCCTTACTTTGTTTGCCTTCGAGAAAGGGGAGGAGATCAGCACCCACGCAAGTGGCGGGGATGCGTTGGTCATCGCCTTGGATGGAGTAGGAGAAGTGACGATTGACGGCCGCAAGTTTAGCTTAGGTGCCGGAGAATCGATTCTCATGCCCAGCAATGTAGCACATTCCGTATATGCACCAGAGCGTTTCAAGATGTTTCTGGTAGTCAGTTTTTAA
- a CDS encoding MFS transporter, translating to MAKQQKKGLKGYYLTTFLIGLGFFTMGLMDPLYDTYVPIFLARFVESKALIGSIMTFDNMLAIFLIPVFSAISDRTHTRIGRRMPFIVICLPVTAVAFGLIPFSALTSLWLLILLVFVLNLFKQAVRGPVVALMPDMIPGNLRSEANGVINTMGGIATIVGTVGLARLMDIPINLPGYGPTKEILAFPISSVLVVFAVILLFFFVKEKKAIEHGASEKKEPILASLKVIFGEQDKSALFILFSLLFWFIGYQGILPFVGLYSKDILQTSSGTASLAAGMVGIAYAIFAIPSGIVAHRIGRKKTIRISLAVLVVLLAGIFFHDPLTSHLSAALRQYTFWALLFCFGIFWVSVVTNSFPMLWQMSTYQTVGIYTGLYYFFSQLASIISPPITGAFIDFFGFRAIFLYGSVSMLIAFFLMGKVTRGEPQDDEGQN from the coding sequence ATGGCCAAACAGCAAAAAAAGGGTCTGAAGGGGTATTATCTGACCACCTTCCTTATCGGGCTTGGATTCTTCACCATGGGACTTATGGACCCTTTGTATGACACGTACGTGCCGATTTTTTTGGCACGATTCGTTGAATCCAAAGCTTTGATCGGCTCCATCATGACCTTTGACAATATGCTGGCCATTTTTCTGATTCCCGTATTCAGCGCCATCAGCGATCGGACGCATACAAGAATCGGTCGGAGAATGCCGTTCATCGTCATTTGCCTGCCGGTAACCGCCGTAGCATTCGGCCTTATTCCTTTCTCGGCTCTCACGAGCCTGTGGTTGCTTATCCTGTTGGTCTTTGTGCTCAACCTGTTCAAACAGGCAGTCAGGGGCCCCGTCGTCGCCCTGATGCCCGATATGATTCCTGGAAACCTTCGCAGTGAAGCAAACGGGGTGATCAATACCATGGGTGGCATCGCTACCATTGTGGGTACCGTGGGGCTTGCCCGTCTGATGGACATCCCGATCAATCTGCCCGGGTACGGTCCAACCAAGGAAATCCTTGCGTTCCCCATCTCTTCGGTGTTGGTTGTATTTGCAGTCATTCTGCTTTTCTTCTTTGTGAAAGAGAAGAAGGCGATCGAGCATGGAGCAAGTGAGAAGAAGGAGCCGATTCTTGCTTCCCTGAAGGTGATCTTCGGCGAGCAGGATAAGAGTGCGCTCTTCATCCTATTCTCCTTGCTTTTCTGGTTTATCGGGTATCAGGGGATATTGCCGTTCGTCGGCCTGTACTCAAAGGATATTCTTCAGACCAGCAGCGGCACAGCAAGCCTGGCTGCCGGTATGGTCGGCATTGCCTATGCAATCTTTGCCATTCCTTCGGGAATCGTAGCCCATCGCATCGGACGAAAGAAAACCATTCGCATCTCCCTTGCCGTTTTGGTGGTACTCCTGGCGGGAATTTTCTTCCATGACCCGCTTACTTCGCACCTCAGTGCAGCGCTGCGCCAATATACCTTCTGGGCTTTGCTGTTCTGCTTCGGCATTTTCTGGGTATCGGTAGTGACCAACAGCTTCCCCATGCTTTGGCAGATGTCAACCTACCAAACCGTCGGTATTTACACGGGACTGTACTACTTCTTCAGCCAGCTTGCTTCGATCATTTCTCCTCCGATCACCGGAGCGTTCATTGATTTCTTTGGGTTCAGGGCAATTTTCCTCTACGGTTCAGTCTCCATGCTGATTGCTTTCTTCTTGATGGGAAAGGTAACGCGTGGGGAACCGCAGGATGATGAAGGGCAGAACTAG
- a CDS encoding DUF1302 family protein yields the protein MRNKQKILIAYLLLILASLSALVADGTFSGMLRDYAVVRLENMDMPVHEQTVNIVYEHTSDLGRLTLHPVLYSNPNKALQFDLSEAYFDFYLDSADVRIGKQKIIWGEAEGAFITDVVSPRDMRSFILADFSEIRKAVPAIKVDYYAGSYTMQGIWVTHFIPTSLPSSDSMWAQSPSFPFPPSITSTTIFEPTMPVASFENSEIFLSFGHFGNAVNWKLNTGYVFTDEPLVQSVTAPTPSTREISQSYERYGFVGGSFNTTVASIVLRGEGALALDKPINSLDTSQNPPITIERHSQLQGLVGLDWNMLGAQWSSQYLMVYTHDHTDTLVSQMKPVKEFAHTFTFRVQDTFFDEQLTVRLFAYLETEPLNGLLRPSVSYNFGNGVLLEGGFDVFLGDKEGTFGTYGPNSLAWAALRWYF from the coding sequence ATGAGAAACAAACAAAAAATACTCATCGCCTATCTGTTGCTTATCCTGGCCAGCCTCTCTGCCCTCGTTGCTGACGGTACATTCAGCGGGATGCTTCGTGACTATGCTGTAGTGCGCTTGGAGAACATGGATATGCCGGTTCATGAACAAACGGTGAACATAGTGTATGAACACACTTCTGATCTGGGTCGGCTGACGCTCCACCCGGTGTTGTACAGTAATCCCAACAAAGCCCTGCAATTTGATTTGTCGGAGGCCTATTTTGATTTCTATCTGGATTCAGCGGATGTACGAATTGGCAAGCAGAAAATAATCTGGGGAGAGGCTGAAGGTGCGTTTATCACCGATGTGGTAAGCCCGAGGGACATGCGGTCCTTTATTCTTGCCGACTTCAGTGAAATTCGTAAGGCTGTGCCTGCCATCAAGGTGGACTACTATGCCGGGTCGTACACGATGCAAGGTATCTGGGTTACCCACTTCATCCCGACATCCCTTCCATCGTCTGACTCCATGTGGGCGCAATCACCTTCCTTTCCCTTCCCTCCTTCAATCACCTCCACAACAATCTTCGAGCCCACCATGCCGGTTGCAAGCTTCGAAAACAGTGAGATATTCCTATCCTTCGGCCATTTCGGCAATGCTGTCAACTGGAAACTCAATACAGGGTATGTGTTCACTGATGAGCCGTTGGTGCAATCGGTAACAGCTCCCACCCCTTCTACTCGAGAGATTTCCCAAAGCTATGAGCGTTACGGTTTTGTAGGCGGCAGCTTCAATACTACCGTAGCAAGCATAGTGCTACGAGGCGAGGGAGCCTTGGCACTGGATAAACCAATAAACAGTCTTGATACATCCCAAAACCCTCCCATTACGATTGAGAGACATTCCCAACTACAAGGTTTGGTCGGACTTGACTGGAATATGTTGGGAGCCCAATGGTCAAGCCAGTACCTGATGGTATATACCCACGACCATACCGATACGCTGGTTTCCCAGATGAAACCAGTCAAGGAGTTTGCTCATACGTTCACCTTCAGGGTGCAGGACACATTTTTCGATGAGCAGTTGACCGTACGACTATTCGCCTACCTTGAAACCGAACCGCTCAATGGCCTCCTGCGTCCGTCGGTCTCGTACAACTTTGGGAATGGGGTACTTCTGGAAGGAGGGTTCGATGTATTCTTGGGTGACAAGGAGGGAACGTTCGGGACCTATGGTCCCAACTCCTTGGCCTGGGCCGCATTGCGGTGGTATTTCTAG
- a CDS encoding efflux RND transporter permease subunit has product MKFILALAKRPYALLLGLLMLSILFAVSIFNSASLETDLTEYMPKTHPAFVASDDSEQLFGIGDAILIVLEDKRGIYNAATIEKIEAITNGLQQDFDAFENVISLTTANNIQSADGFLEVEPFFTGSTSEKALSTLEADVEANPMIYGRNVSKDGTATLIIAELTKDADTKTLQKDLLTWIGQWEGPQTLRIAGRPIIEGSLAELGPKDMAIMFPLVILTMILLLYFLLRSIRDTVLNMVIVLFGTLLAFGTMTLFHIPIYAVDTMIPVMLIAIGVAYGIHMHNTIHHLSTDFPNIGKDELAREAVRQMIRPIFMTALTTAIGFVALMSSQVLPVRYFGLFAAIGVLGEMVLSLLLFPASIHLLGIPKYKQKQQNLTKPSAMTRLNGVIMQRPKFIVVLSVIILVVGIWGTSKVWIDTSFLANFEKDSPIVETDQYVNAKFGGTSTLNIILSSEREDIFKDPTVLQTMDRMQAELESDSIVGNTLSLATFIKQMNQVMEEDTENGYSIPDSQELISQYLLLYEFSGDPQTLEQVIDYTYSKANITVQLKSDSSAVLKGVLATVESYQAAFTALDITIGYAGTGYKTFVFSELLLEGQIISLIISFGIIFVLLALLFRNVRVGIVGTVPIAITAVVNFAVMGILNIPLSSATALITSIAIGIGVDYAIHFLEHYTNTRLAGKNLEEATMETLVYTGRAIIFNAIAVMGGFAILLFSVFPPNRQVGALIILNMATSAIGTLTVLVVLVHYLDRSNHLFPKRINQISQRSIT; this is encoded by the coding sequence AAGCGATGACTCCGAGCAACTTTTTGGTATTGGAGATGCGATTCTCATCGTGCTTGAAGACAAACGGGGAATTTACAACGCAGCCACGATTGAGAAGATTGAGGCCATCACAAACGGCTTGCAACAGGACTTCGATGCTTTTGAAAACGTAATCTCTCTGACTACCGCCAACAATATCCAGAGTGCCGACGGATTCCTGGAAGTTGAACCGTTCTTTACAGGAAGCACGAGTGAGAAAGCACTCAGCACGCTGGAGGCCGATGTAGAAGCCAATCCCATGATCTACGGTCGCAATGTGAGCAAGGATGGTACCGCTACACTCATTATTGCCGAGCTGACCAAAGACGCTGACACGAAAACCTTGCAAAAAGACTTGCTCACTTGGATTGGTCAGTGGGAAGGCCCACAGACCTTGAGAATTGCAGGAAGACCGATTATTGAGGGCTCCCTGGCAGAACTAGGGCCGAAAGACATGGCCATCATGTTTCCCCTGGTCATTCTTACCATGATCCTTCTGCTCTATTTCTTGCTCCGCTCTATCAGGGACACGGTACTGAACATGGTCATTGTCCTTTTTGGGACATTGCTCGCATTTGGCACCATGACACTCTTTCACATACCCATTTACGCAGTGGATACCATGATTCCAGTCATGTTGATAGCAATTGGAGTTGCCTATGGCATCCACATGCACAACACGATCCATCACCTGAGCACTGACTTTCCAAATATCGGCAAGGATGAGCTTGCAAGAGAAGCAGTAAGGCAGATGATCAGACCCATTTTCATGACTGCACTCACCACCGCCATCGGCTTTGTTGCCCTGATGAGCAGCCAAGTTCTCCCCGTACGGTATTTTGGACTCTTTGCCGCCATCGGAGTACTGGGTGAAATGGTCCTCTCACTCTTGCTGTTTCCAGCTTCCATTCATCTTTTGGGCATACCCAAGTACAAGCAGAAACAACAGAACCTGACAAAACCTTCTGCGATGACCAGACTCAATGGTGTAATCATGCAACGGCCGAAATTCATTGTGGTACTGTCTGTAATCATTCTTGTCGTTGGCATCTGGGGAACCAGCAAAGTCTGGATCGACACAAGCTTTCTGGCAAATTTTGAAAAGGACAGTCCCATCGTAGAGACTGACCAGTATGTGAATGCAAAGTTTGGCGGCACCTCCACCTTGAATATCATACTTTCCTCCGAACGAGAGGACATCTTCAAGGACCCAACCGTGTTGCAAACCATGGACAGGATGCAAGCCGAACTGGAATCAGACTCCATCGTAGGCAATACCCTTTCTTTGGCAACGTTTATAAAGCAAATGAATCAAGTCATGGAGGAGGACACTGAAAACGGGTATAGCATTCCTGACTCCCAAGAACTTATCAGCCAATATCTCTTGCTCTACGAATTCTCCGGTGACCCACAAACGCTCGAACAAGTCATAGACTATACCTACTCCAAGGCAAACATCACGGTGCAACTAAAAAGTGACAGCTCCGCTGTTCTCAAGGGTGTACTTGCTACCGTCGAATCCTATCAAGCGGCCTTCACAGCGCTTGACATCACCATTGGGTATGCAGGAACCGGGTACAAGACCTTTGTCTTCAGTGAGCTGCTGTTGGAAGGGCAAATCATCAGTCTGATCATCTCATTCGGCATTATCTTTGTCCTCTTGGCCCTGCTGTTTCGTAATGTACGTGTCGGCATTGTCGGTACTGTGCCCATTGCAATCACGGCAGTAGTCAACTTTGCTGTCATGGGAATTCTCAATATTCCCCTGAGCAGCGCCACCGCGTTGATCACCAGCATCGCCATCGGTATCGGAGTCGATTACGCCATCCACTTTCTTGAGCACTACACAAATACCCGTCTTGCGGGGAAAAACCTTGAGGAAGCAACCATGGAGACGTTGGTATATACCGGTCGAGCCATTATCTTTAATGCCATTGCCGTCATGGGAGGCTTCGCCATCCTGCTGTTCAGCGTATTCCCTCCCAATAGGCAGGTAGGAGCTTTAATCATCCTGAATATGGCAACCAGTGCCATAGGCACGCTTACCGTCTTGGTTGTCCTGGTTCACTATCTCGATCGTTCAAATCATCTCTTTCCGAAACGCATCAATCAAATTTCACAGAGGAGCATCACATGA
- a CDS encoding manganese efflux pump MntP family protein has translation MGVLELLLIACGLAMDAFAVSLCKGLRMRRINYGQAVIIALFFGFFQAVMPLLGWTLGIQFEHYITSVDHWITFILLSIIGSKMLYDSLTEDPTCPVQTVDRLDMKELLLLAIATSIDALAVGITLAFLNTDILFSVTLIGIVTFLLSLLAVAIGNRFGNRLQSKAGIAGGVVLILIGLKILLEHLGIIAF, from the coding sequence TTGGGAGTCTTAGAACTACTGTTGATCGCTTGCGGCCTTGCCATGGATGCCTTTGCTGTATCCTTATGCAAAGGCCTAAGAATGAGGCGGATCAACTACGGACAAGCCGTAATTATCGCCCTCTTCTTTGGCTTCTTCCAAGCCGTGATGCCTCTTTTGGGATGGACGCTGGGCATCCAATTTGAACACTATATTACCAGTGTCGACCATTGGATAACCTTCATCCTGCTTTCTATCATCGGCTCGAAAATGCTGTACGATTCCCTTACTGAAGATCCTACCTGCCCGGTTCAAACGGTCGATCGACTCGATATGAAGGAGCTGCTGTTACTCGCCATTGCCACCAGCATCGATGCACTGGCGGTAGGGATAACGCTGGCGTTCCTCAACACCGATATCCTTTTCTCAGTAACGCTGATCGGGATCGTCACCTTTCTGCTCTCCTTGCTCGCGGTGGCAATCGGAAACAGGTTCGGCAACCGCCTGCAAAGCAAAGCAGGTATTGCAGGCGGTGTGGTGCTCATCCTCATCGGTTTGAAGATTCTGCTGGAGCACCTGGGTATTATCGCTTTCTAG
- the hcp gene encoding hydroxylamine reductase encodes MDNKMFCFQCQEAARNFGCTQVGVCGKQPATSNLMDLMLWVTKGLSQVTTRLRSEGKPVDKDVNHIVTYNLFQTITNANFDDDKVVERILLTIAAKEKLLASLSDTKNLSEAARFNNVDTTTYAELAKTVGVLVETNEDVRSLKELIMTGLKGVCAYTKHANNLIKENEELDAFIQSALSDLLAKKTVDELVALTLETGKWGVAGMALLDGANTGAYGNPEITRVKLGVGKNPGILISGHDLRDLEMLLEQTQGSGVDVYTHSEMLPAHYYPAFKKYPNFYGNYGNAWWMQKKEFESFNGPILMTTNCIVPPAASYKARLFTTGATGFPGCKHISGSIGEYKDFSEIIALAKTCPPPTQIEDGELVGGFAHEQVFALADKVVDAVKSGAIKKFVVMGGCDGRSKSRDYYTEFAKALPKDTVILTAGCAKYKYIKLNLGDIGGIPRVLDAGQCNDSYSLALIALKLKEVFGLDDINDLPIAYNIAWYEQKAVIVLLALLYLGVKNIHLGPTLPAFLSPNVANVLVENFGIAGISSVEDDLKALIG; translated from the coding sequence ATGGACAATAAGATGTTCTGTTTTCAGTGTCAGGAAGCTGCCCGCAATTTTGGGTGTACACAAGTCGGCGTCTGTGGCAAGCAGCCAGCCACTTCGAATTTGATGGACCTTATGCTCTGGGTTACCAAAGGCCTCAGTCAGGTTACCACTAGACTGCGCTCCGAAGGCAAGCCCGTGGACAAGGATGTCAATCACATCGTTACGTACAATCTCTTCCAGACAATAACCAATGCGAACTTTGATGATGATAAGGTAGTTGAACGCATTCTGCTTACCATTGCTGCAAAGGAGAAGTTGCTTGCTTCCCTTTCGGATACGAAGAACCTCAGCGAAGCTGCACGTTTCAACAACGTTGATACTACCACCTATGCAGAACTTGCCAAGACGGTCGGTGTTCTTGTCGAGACCAATGAGGATGTGCGCAGTCTCAAGGAACTGATCATGACCGGCTTGAAGGGTGTATGCGCTTATACCAAGCATGCCAACAACCTGATCAAGGAAAATGAAGAACTGGATGCATTCATCCAGAGCGCTCTCTCCGACCTTCTTGCAAAGAAGACCGTCGATGAATTGGTAGCCCTTACCCTGGAGACCGGTAAGTGGGGTGTTGCAGGCATGGCTCTGCTGGATGGTGCCAATACCGGTGCATACGGTAATCCTGAGATTACTAGAGTAAAACTCGGCGTCGGCAAGAACCCGGGCATCCTGATCAGCGGTCACGACCTTCGCGACCTGGAGATGTTGCTCGAGCAGACTCAAGGAAGCGGTGTTGATGTCTATACCCACTCTGAGATGCTTCCCGCCCACTACTATCCCGCATTCAAGAAGTACCCCAACTTCTATGGCAACTACGGCAACGCCTGGTGGATGCAGAAGAAGGAATTTGAATCGTTCAATGGTCCCATCCTGATGACCACCAACTGTATCGTTCCTCCGGCTGCATCGTACAAGGCACGCTTGTTCACCACCGGTGCAACGGGGTTCCCGGGCTGCAAGCATATCAGCGGCAGCATCGGTGAGTACAAGGATTTCAGTGAGATTATCGCCCTTGCAAAGACCTGTCCGCCCCCGACCCAAATCGAGGATGGTGAACTGGTGGGTGGTTTCGCCCACGAGCAGGTTTTCGCCCTTGCCGACAAGGTTGTCGACGCTGTGAAGAGCGGAGCCATTAAGAAGTTCGTGGTCATGGGTGGCTGTGACGGCCGATCCAAGAGCCGTGACTACTATACTGAGTTTGCGAAGGCCCTGCCCAAGGATACCGTGATTCTGACTGCAGGTTGTGCCAAGTACAAGTACATCAAGCTCAACCTCGGTGACATCGGTGGTATTCCCCGCGTGCTCGACGCCGGTCAGTGCAATGACTCGTATTCCTTGGCCCTCATCGCCTTGAAACTGAAGGAAGTTTTCGGCTTGGACGACATCAACGATCTGCCGATCGCCTACAATATTGCCTGGTATGAGCAGAAAGCTGTTATCGTCTTGCTTGCACTGCTGTACCTCGGAGTGAAGAATATTCATCTCGGACCCACATTGCCTGCATTCCTCTCACCGAATGTAGCAAACGTACTGGTTGAGAACTTCGGCATTGCCGGCATCTCTTCTGTTGAGGACGACCTGAAAGCCTTGATCGGCTAA
- a CDS encoding outer membrane lipoprotein-sorting protein, with protein sequence MRKQKRHQSIVLVIALVLGISGLYATSYTGEQVMQEVYYRDSGDTMRANLVMTLTNAKGSVRERSIVQYRMDSEGVESKLMFFLSPSDVRNTSFLSLSYEDGRSDAQYIYLPALKRVKRIASDSKNDSFMGSDFTYDDMGSRHPDLDTHTVLRTELIQGTSTLVVQSIAKGDEDYPRTLSWVVEGEWFGLKKEFYTQDGTLGKTLSIEAFEKVDGIYVITDMTMKDWKKQTSTRIQMKEVAFNQDFGDNFFTERQMKMGPRG encoded by the coding sequence ATGAGAAAACAAAAACGGCACCAAAGCATTGTACTGGTCATCGCGCTGGTACTTGGGATATCGGGACTGTACGCCACAAGCTATACGGGTGAACAGGTTATGCAGGAAGTGTATTACCGCGACAGCGGTGATACCATGCGGGCAAATCTGGTTATGACGCTGACCAATGCAAAGGGATCAGTTCGTGAACGGAGTATTGTCCAATATAGGATGGACAGCGAGGGTGTAGAGAGCAAGCTGATGTTTTTTTTATCGCCTAGCGATGTCCGCAACACCAGTTTTTTGAGTCTAAGCTACGAGGATGGCCGCTCTGATGCACAATATATCTACCTGCCTGCACTGAAACGGGTCAAGCGCATCGCTTCGGACAGCAAGAATGACTCGTTCATGGGATCGGACTTCACCTATGATGACATGGGTAGCCGCCACCCGGATCTCGATACCCATACAGTACTGAGAACGGAACTGATACAGGGAACATCCACACTAGTAGTTCAAAGCATTGCAAAAGGGGATGAAGACTATCCTCGTACCCTCTCGTGGGTTGTGGAAGGAGAATGGTTTGGGTTGAAAAAAGAGTTCTACACCCAAGATGGTACGTTAGGAAAGACACTGAGCATCGAAGCGTTTGAGAAAGTCGACGGCATCTATGTAATCACCGATATGACCATGAAAGATTGGAAAAAACAGACTTCAACCCGCATCCAGATGAAGGAGGTTGCATTCAATCAAGACTTTGGTGACAACTTTTTCACTGAACGACAAATGAAAATGGGACCACGGGGGTAA